In a single window of the Pirellulales bacterium genome:
- a CDS encoding response regulator codes for MATSNGKASLEKTNHKLRIALADDDPTVRDVMGRMLDQLGHQVVTQAENGRQLLETCRTCRPDLIIADIQMPDMDGLEAVEAVYEQIPTPVILVTGYTDPEFIERAQNSHVLAYLVKPIKIAELEPAIALASRRFQEFQTLREETADLKKALADRKIIERAKGIMMKHLNIDEQEAFRRLQKIASSKNQKLIDIANTILTAAEALNG; via the coding sequence ATGGCGACCTCGAATGGCAAGGCGTCACTCGAAAAGACCAATCACAAGTTGCGGATCGCGCTGGCCGATGACGACCCCACCGTTCGCGACGTCATGGGGCGGATGCTCGACCAACTTGGTCACCAGGTCGTCACACAAGCCGAGAACGGTCGACAACTCTTGGAAACTTGCCGAACCTGCCGTCCCGACCTGATCATCGCCGACATTCAGATGCCGGACATGGACGGCCTGGAAGCGGTGGAAGCGGTGTACGAGCAGATTCCCACCCCGGTGATTCTTGTTACCGGCTACACCGATCCGGAATTCATTGAGCGCGCGCAAAACAGCCATGTGCTGGCGTATCTGGTGAAGCCGATCAAGATTGCGGAACTGGAGCCTGCAATCGCTTTGGCCTCGCGGCGGTTTCAAGAGTTTCAAACCCTTCGCGAGGAGACGGCCGATCTCAAAAAGGCCTTGGCTGATCGCAAGATCATCGAGCGCGCCAAAGGCATCATGATGAAACACCTCAACATCGACGAGCAGGAGGCATTTCGGCGATTGCAGAAGATTGCTAGCAGTAAAAACCAAAAGTTAATCGACATCGCCAATACGATTCTTACCGCCGCCGAAGCCCTCAATGGCTAA
- a CDS encoding c-type cytochrome, protein ASAQAPGDPRQAPAAALLALGRDPVGLRTARDLFRAGDASQADRLLAFDALARALPAPEAVELARALCADRAQAVALRRELLERIDQFADPSAPAALVALYAQVEPELQPVVVEQLTERSENARQLVLAVATRHIPASAVNANQLLRMVKLADEPLLAEVTRIWGTVRRERSRDREEFIELTRDLLESRPGDPRHGQEVFNKVCGQCHKIYGAGQEVGPDITLNGRNSWEQLLSNVLDPSLVIGPDYQARTVATRDGRIVTGLVAEDGPDRVVLKLQGGKLEVIPRDEIDEMETSPLSLMPEDLNKQLSPEELADLFAFLALDKPPSDPAAKLLPGAPQVKR, encoded by the coding sequence GCGCAAGCGCGCAGGCGCCCGGCGATCCGCGCCAAGCGCCGGCCGCGGCGCTCTTGGCGTTAGGCCGTGATCCCGTCGGCCTGCGTACCGCGCGCGACCTGTTCCGCGCGGGCGATGCCAGCCAGGCAGATCGGCTCTTGGCGTTCGACGCGCTGGCCCGCGCCTTGCCAGCGCCAGAGGCCGTGGAGCTAGCGCGCGCGCTCTGCGCCGATCGAGCACAAGCCGTCGCTCTGCGGCGCGAACTCCTGGAACGGATTGACCAGTTTGCCGATCCGTCGGCGCCCGCGGCGCTGGTCGCGCTGTACGCGCAAGTGGAACCCGAGTTGCAGCCAGTGGTGGTCGAACAATTGACCGAACGCAGCGAGAACGCGCGACAGTTGGTGCTGGCGGTGGCCACGAGGCACATTCCGGCTTCGGCGGTAAACGCCAACCAATTACTGCGGATGGTCAAGTTGGCCGATGAGCCACTGCTGGCAGAAGTCACCCGTATCTGGGGCACGGTGCGGCGCGAGCGCAGTCGAGATCGCGAGGAGTTCATCGAACTGACGCGCGACCTGCTGGAGTCGCGACCCGGCGACCCGCGGCACGGTCAGGAGGTGTTCAACAAAGTGTGTGGGCAGTGCCACAAGATTTATGGCGCCGGCCAGGAAGTGGGGCCCGACATCACGCTCAACGGTCGCAACTCTTGGGAACAACTGCTTTCCAACGTGCTCGATCCCAGCCTGGTGATTGGCCCCGATTACCAAGCGCGCACAGTGGCCACGCGCGACGGGCGCATCGTCACGGGCCTGGTCGCCGAGGACGGGCCAGACCGCGTGGTGCTCAAATTGCAAGGCGGCAAGCTCGAAGTGATTCCGCGCGACGAGATCGACGAGATGGAAACGAGTCCCTTATCGCTGATGCCAGAGGACCTGAACAAGCAACTGTCGCCCGAAGAATTGGCCGACCTGTTCGCGTTCTTGGCGCTCGACAAACCGCCCAGCGACCCCGCGGCCAAGCTGCTGCCGGGCGCTCCGCAGGTGAAGCGGTGA
- a CDS encoding creatininase family protein yields MSSDRSHEHRYEKLTWEEINDAVAEGKIPVIPVGAVEQHGPHLPLDVDMALATSVALAAGKRIPDKMLVLPCLSYGYTGHVMDFPGTINIHYQTFIEHTLDVCKSLAYHGFKKMLLLNGHGSNMPNLDLVARRCNLETDAQCGFTGWWRFLTVDPEFLPSWRESEFPGGIAHACELETSVYMHLFPEDVRMDRIRSGQYSFHAEKSKFRYVDLYGSGPVDVTSWTASYTDTGVMGAAALATPEKGKRALDEAVSRLCEFIVEWQGVPAPKRKENHAERPTMPMPWNQAHSLDWK; encoded by the coding sequence ATGTCAAGCGATCGAAGTCACGAGCATCGCTACGAAAAGCTCACCTGGGAGGAGATCAACGACGCCGTCGCCGAGGGGAAAATCCCGGTAATTCCGGTCGGCGCCGTGGAGCAGCACGGGCCGCACTTGCCGCTCGATGTCGATATGGCCCTGGCAACCAGCGTGGCGCTGGCCGCTGGCAAACGCATCCCCGACAAGATGCTGGTCCTCCCTTGCCTGTCGTATGGCTACACCGGGCATGTGATGGACTTTCCGGGCACGATCAACATCCATTACCAGACCTTCATTGAACACACGCTGGATGTTTGCAAAAGCCTGGCCTATCACGGTTTCAAGAAGATGCTGCTCCTCAACGGACATGGCTCGAACATGCCGAACCTCGATCTGGTTGCCCGCCGCTGCAACCTGGAAACCGACGCTCAGTGCGGCTTCACAGGCTGGTGGCGCTTTCTGACCGTCGATCCCGAGTTTTTACCAAGCTGGCGCGAAAGCGAATTTCCGGGGGGCATCGCGCACGCCTGCGAGTTGGAAACGAGCGTCTACATGCACTTGTTCCCCGAAGACGTGCGCATGGATCGCATTCGCTCCGGGCAGTACTCGTTCCACGCGGAAAAGTCCAAGTTTCGATACGTCGATCTGTATGGCTCCGGGCCGGTGGATGTCACCAGTTGGACCGCCAGCTACACCGACACGGGTGTCATGGGCGCGGCGGCGCTCGCCACGCCGGAAAAAGGGAAGCGCGCGCTGGACGAAGCGGTGTCGCGGTTGTGCGAGTTCATTGTCGAGTGGCAGGGCGTGCCGGCGCCGAAGCGCAAGGAGAATCACGCCGAGCGACCCACCATGCCGATGCCTTGGAATCAAGCGCATTCATTGGATTGGAAATAG
- a CDS encoding sodium:solute symporter family protein, with protein sequence MNNIYWSGVAAVAAMYMAFLVIGWIAARKTKSGTAADLLLAGRAMPLWIATLTMTATWVDGGYLLGTAEGALTGLARGLQGGLCFGISLILGGLFFAKRMRQLEYTTLVDPFDARYGRQWAAVLLLPALFGEVIWSAELLVAIGSTFGVILDFDLTTSILISAAVVTAYTLIGGMWSVAYTDVVQLALVPLGLLAAMPFALSHVGGLSELFASYSSQKLEAARLLPPVRPSQQFWTGPAIIQWWEVSLMLVMGGIPWNCYFQRVLSCQTPSKARWHSIIAGALTIVLTAPPLILGMTAAVYAWPTAQAETLAREPSMALPLLLRDLVPYGIGLLGLAAIIGAVTSSFSASILSAGSMLSWNVYRRLLAPDAGVGAMTRMIRLSILGLGVFAAIFALRVESVQQLWFFTADLVYVLLFPQLLWALFDSKANRTGSMVAFAVSLLLRLGGGEPVLAIPAIIPYPEIFASFLPGSAADWYDRDTATVLAPFKLLAMLCGLILLPLVSRITASWDAPRQLRRLET encoded by the coding sequence GTGAATAACATCTATTGGTCTGGTGTCGCGGCCGTCGCCGCCATGTACATGGCCTTTCTGGTGATTGGCTGGATCGCGGCGCGCAAGACCAAATCGGGCACAGCCGCCGATCTGCTGTTGGCGGGCCGAGCGATGCCGCTGTGGATCGCCACCCTGACGATGACCGCCACTTGGGTCGATGGTGGCTACCTGTTGGGGACCGCCGAGGGCGCGCTCACCGGGCTGGCGCGTGGCCTGCAAGGGGGACTCTGTTTTGGCATCAGCCTGATCTTAGGAGGCTTATTCTTCGCCAAACGCATGCGGCAACTCGAATACACCACGCTGGTCGACCCATTCGACGCGCGCTACGGTCGGCAATGGGCCGCTGTGCTATTGCTGCCCGCGCTTTTTGGCGAGGTGATCTGGAGCGCGGAACTGCTGGTGGCGATCGGCTCGACGTTTGGCGTGATCTTAGATTTTGACCTGACAACATCGATTCTGATATCCGCCGCAGTAGTCACAGCGTACACCTTGATCGGCGGCATGTGGTCGGTGGCTTATACCGACGTGGTGCAACTAGCGCTGGTGCCGCTGGGTCTGTTGGCCGCGATGCCGTTCGCGCTGTCGCACGTGGGCGGACTGAGCGAATTGTTCGCCAGCTATTCGAGCCAGAAGCTGGAAGCCGCGCGATTGCTCCCTCCGGTGCGGCCGTCGCAACAGTTCTGGACGGGCCCGGCGATCATTCAATGGTGGGAGGTGTCGCTGATGCTGGTTATGGGGGGCATCCCTTGGAACTGCTATTTTCAGCGCGTTCTCTCTTGCCAAACTCCATCCAAGGCGCGCTGGCATTCGATCATCGCCGGCGCGTTGACGATTGTGCTCACGGCGCCGCCGTTGATCCTTGGCATGACAGCGGCCGTTTACGCCTGGCCGACTGCCCAGGCCGAAACGCTGGCGCGCGAGCCTTCGATGGCTTTGCCGCTGCTACTGCGCGACCTGGTGCCTTATGGCATTGGCTTGTTGGGACTGGCCGCGATCATCGGCGCTGTGACTTCCAGCTTCAGCGCTTCGATCCTATCGGCGGGGTCGATGCTGTCTTGGAACGTCTATCGGCGGCTCCTCGCGCCCGACGCCGGAGTGGGCGCCATGACGCGGATGATTCGCCTGTCGATCCTTGGGCTTGGCGTGTTCGCCGCGATCTTCGCCTTGCGCGTCGAGAGCGTGCAGCAGCTTTGGTTTTTCACGGCCGATCTGGTGTACGTGTTGCTGTTTCCACAACTGCTGTGGGCCCTGTTCGACTCCAAGGCCAACCGCACCGGCTCAATGGTCGCGTTTGCCGTATCACTTTTGCTGCGGCTCGGGGGGGGCGAGCCGGTTTTGGCGATTCCGGCGATCATTCCGTACCCAGAAATCTTCGCATCCTTTCTGCCGGGCAGCGCCGCCGACTGGTATGATCGTGACACCGCGACCGTGCTCGCGCCATTTAAGCTGCTGGCGATGCTCTGCGGCCTGATCTTGCTGCCGTTGGTGTCGCGCATCACGGCAAGCTGGGACGCGCCGCGACAATTACGGCGTTTGGAAACCTGA
- a CDS encoding Rrf2 family transcriptional regulator, protein MFSQTVEYALRAMVCLASEAPAARTTQQIAEVTKVPAAYLAKVIQSLNRAGLVHSQRGIGGGVSLMRAPNQISILEVVNAVDPIPRIQSCPLGLESHGVNLCPLHRRVDNAIAMVEKAFQSTTLAEVIAEPTGSVPLCEFPRKP, encoded by the coding sequence ATGTTTTCCCAAACGGTTGAGTATGCGTTGCGTGCTATGGTCTGTCTGGCAAGTGAAGCGCCCGCGGCGCGCACTACGCAGCAGATTGCGGAAGTCACCAAGGTGCCTGCGGCATACCTGGCGAAGGTGATTCAGAGCCTCAATCGCGCGGGTCTTGTACATTCGCAGCGCGGAATTGGCGGCGGCGTCAGTCTGATGCGCGCGCCGAACCAAATATCGATCCTTGAGGTCGTGAACGCGGTGGACCCGATTCCACGGATTCAAAGCTGTCCGTTGGGACTCGAATCACACGGGGTGAACTTGTGCCCTTTGCACCGTCGGGTCGACAACGCAATAGCCATGGTGGAGAAGGCGTTTCAGTCGACGACGTTGGCGGAAGTTATCGCGGAGCCCACCGGCAGTGTGCCGCTATGCGAATTTCCGCGCAAGCCGTAG
- a CDS encoding 2-phosphosulfolactate phosphatase, translating into MTSIEVHLLPALAPREQLVGRSVAVIDVLRATTTIAAALDAGASEVVACLEIDDARRIAAGSDKCLLGGERGGLPIEGFDLGNSPCEYTSSRVGGARVVFTTTNGTAAMLHALSADLALLAAFTNRRAVVETLRKAERIAILCSGTRGEITREDTLLAGLLVDDVLRESTGASGPSLNDQARIARDAWRAVQSRYEGQVTAANLAGELAETQGGLNLRAIGLTADIADAAALDRHAIVPRLDLESATLFEERAVRVRL; encoded by the coding sequence ATGACCAGCATCGAAGTTCATCTGCTGCCGGCGCTGGCGCCGCGCGAGCAGTTGGTCGGGCGTAGTGTCGCGGTGATCGATGTGCTCCGCGCAACCACGACCATTGCGGCGGCGCTAGACGCCGGCGCCAGCGAAGTGGTGGCGTGTTTGGAAATCGACGATGCGCGGCGCATTGCGGCCGGCAGCGACAAGTGCTTGCTGGGCGGCGAGCGCGGCGGCTTGCCGATCGAAGGTTTCGACCTGGGCAATTCGCCCTGCGAGTACACCTCCTCGCGTGTCGGCGGGGCGCGTGTCGTGTTCACCACCACCAACGGCACTGCCGCCATGCTGCATGCGCTGTCCGCCGATCTGGCGCTGCTGGCCGCGTTCACCAATCGCCGCGCCGTGGTCGAGACCTTGCGCAAGGCCGAGCGAATCGCGATTCTCTGCTCCGGCACGCGCGGCGAAATCACGCGCGAAGACACCTTGTTGGCGGGGCTGTTGGTCGATGATGTGCTGCGCGAATCCACTGGCGCAAGCGGTCCGTCGCTGAATGATCAGGCGCGGATCGCCCGCGATGCCTGGCGCGCCGTGCAATCGAGATATGAAGGGCAAGTGACAGCGGCGAATCTGGCCGGCGAACTGGCCGAGACGCAAGGCGGCCTCAATCTGCGCGCGATTGGGCTGACCGCCGACATTGCCGACGCCGCCGCGCTCGATCGCCACGCCATCGTACCGAGATTGGACCTTGAATCGGCAACCCTGTTTGAGGAGCGCGCCGTGCGAGTCCGTCTGTGA
- a CDS encoding isoprenylcysteine carboxylmethyltransferase family protein: protein MEAMATSQVLISPSLHYTRSWLERARGLVTILILIPFGAAGLLSSPVFAGSHLARFLFESAGWIVFLAGAGFRLWATLYIGGHKGKSLVTEGPYSVCRNPLYLGNLLLTLSIAFFMQSLTFAAGLLIASIVFGSVTIGSEERRLRSRLGAAFDEYCARTPRLLPRWSAYHGPEIIPVDARCLRIEAKRALQYIWIPLICQTLAHLRTEAWWPQWFSVLP, encoded by the coding sequence ATGGAAGCTATGGCCACATCGCAAGTTCTCATCAGTCCGTCGTTGCACTACACCCGCAGTTGGCTCGAACGAGCGCGCGGGCTGGTGACGATTTTGATTTTGATTCCATTCGGCGCCGCCGGATTGCTATCAAGTCCGGTGTTTGCCGGCAGCCATCTGGCCCGGTTCTTGTTCGAAAGCGCTGGTTGGATCGTCTTTCTGGCAGGGGCGGGATTCCGACTTTGGGCGACTCTCTATATTGGTGGCCACAAAGGCAAGTCGCTCGTCACCGAAGGCCCGTACTCCGTTTGTCGCAATCCCCTCTATCTGGGGAATCTGCTGCTTACTCTTTCGATCGCATTCTTCATGCAAAGTCTGACCTTTGCCGCCGGACTGTTAATCGCCTCGATCGTCTTTGGTTCAGTGACCATTGGGTCTGAAGAACGCCGGCTGCGCTCGCGGTTGGGCGCCGCGTTCGATGAGTATTGCGCCCGGACGCCTCGCTTGCTGCCACGCTGGTCCGCGTATCACGGACCCGAGATCATTCCAGTCGATGCGCGCTGCCTGCGCATCGAAGCTAAGCGCGCCCTGCAATACATCTGGATTCCGCTGATTTGCCAGACCCTCGCCCATCTGCGAACCGAAGCTTGGTGGCCGCAATGGTTTTCGGTCCTGCCATAA
- a CDS encoding HEAT repeat domain-containing protein, protein MTGWQARLAADPADSAPRYSPRVLEASGEAERALSGIRVPKGFRVELFAAEPMLANPVAFCVDEHGRFYVAETFRHHAGVTDNRYHMNWLDDDLASRSVADRVAMYKKYLGDGFASYQVEHERVRLIEDRDGDGRADSATVFADGFNDAADGIAAGLLARRGQVWFTCLPTLWNLADQDGDGRADVRTPLHTGFGVHVAFLGHDLHGLKLGPDGKLYFSIGDRGFHVEAEGKTLAYPDTGAVLRCQPDGSQLEVFATGLRNPQELAFDEWGNLFTGDNNSDGGDKARWVHVVEGGDSGWRIGYQYITRPTSRGPWNAEKLWTPEGARAAPYLVPPIANLGDGPSGLTYYPGTGLSADYNGHFFLADFRGTPSFSGVRSFRLTPQGASFELVDAKQFAWSVLATDVDFGVDGALYVSDWVEGWEKTGKGRIFRVVSESRQTDPQAAEVRRLLDEGMTDRGMESLVMLLGHPDMRIRQEAQFALVERGIEVADRLVDVATADKDRIARVHAIWGLGQLLSRADAPKVDLAPLLADADAEIRAQAAKVAGEARLQGAYETLVALLKDDQSRVRFFAALSLGKLARASSAPHLVELLRDNNNQDPLLRHAAVMALTWTHDVPATLAWADDESAAVRMGVLLALRRWESPDIARFLDDADATLVLEAARAINDVPIEAARPELAKLALRDELPEHVPLRILNALYRGGSAEDARQLARWAASANRSEATRAEALSMLRDWELPNGKDRVMGLWRPLPNRPAEDARVALGSQLAALNDGLSDNLAAALAEAAGALRLKEAAAPLSAIVIDGNRSTTARVAALEALGQIGEANFEATIRLALEDREGAIRTVAQRWLARLKPAEAIPWIEKALAGDSLEEQQGAYVALGEIEAQQANDILVASLDRLLAGSLPATVRLDLCMAAERKQGDERIRDRLERLRGAHNADDPIAAFRNCLEGGSRERGRDVFFEKAAAACVRCHKIGTRGGDVGPALAKIAKDQTREYLLESIVAPNQKIAKGFETVVLALDDGQVVTGVLKSEDDAQVNIVTADGQPLAIAKQSIEERGRGASAMPEHAANLLTPSEIRDLVEYLSSLR, encoded by the coding sequence ATGACTGGATGGCAGGCGCGACTCGCCGCCGACCCCGCCGACTCGGCGCCCCGCTATTCTCCTCGAGTGCTAGAGGCCTCTGGCGAAGCGGAACGTGCCTTGAGCGGCATTCGCGTGCCGAAAGGTTTCCGGGTCGAACTGTTCGCCGCGGAGCCGATGCTGGCCAATCCGGTCGCGTTTTGTGTGGATGAGCATGGGCGGTTTTACGTGGCCGAGACTTTTCGGCACCATGCAGGCGTCACCGACAATCGCTACCACATGAACTGGCTCGACGACGACTTGGCCTCGCGCTCAGTCGCCGACCGGGTGGCGATGTATAAGAAGTATCTGGGAGATGGGTTCGCGAGTTATCAGGTTGAGCACGAGCGCGTGCGGCTGATCGAAGATCGCGACGGCGACGGCCGGGCCGACTCAGCGACGGTGTTTGCCGACGGCTTCAACGACGCGGCCGATGGCATCGCCGCCGGTCTGTTGGCCCGCCGTGGGCAGGTATGGTTCACTTGCCTGCCAACGTTGTGGAATTTGGCCGATCAAGATGGCGACGGACGGGCCGACGTGCGAACCCCCCTGCACACCGGGTTTGGCGTGCATGTCGCGTTTCTAGGGCACGATCTGCACGGATTGAAGCTTGGCCCGGATGGCAAGTTGTACTTCAGCATCGGGGACCGCGGTTTCCATGTCGAGGCCGAAGGCAAGACCTTGGCCTATCCCGATACCGGCGCGGTGCTGCGCTGCCAACCCGATGGTTCCCAACTTGAAGTGTTTGCCACGGGATTGCGCAACCCGCAAGAATTGGCGTTCGACGAATGGGGAAACCTGTTTACGGGTGACAACAACTCTGATGGCGGCGACAAAGCCCGTTGGGTGCATGTCGTCGAAGGAGGGGACAGCGGCTGGCGCATTGGCTATCAGTACATCACACGTCCCACGTCGCGCGGCCCTTGGAACGCTGAAAAACTCTGGACGCCGGAAGGCGCCCGCGCAGCGCCGTATCTGGTGCCGCCGATCGCAAACCTTGGCGATGGGCCATCCGGGCTGACCTATTACCCTGGGACCGGGCTTAGCGCGGATTACAACGGCCACTTTTTCTTGGCCGATTTTCGCGGTACGCCTTCATTCAGCGGCGTGCGCAGTTTCCGATTGACGCCCCAAGGAGCGTCCTTCGAACTGGTCGACGCCAAGCAATTTGCCTGGTCGGTGTTGGCGACCGATGTCGATTTTGGCGTCGATGGCGCGCTATATGTGAGCGATTGGGTCGAAGGATGGGAAAAAACTGGCAAGGGACGTATCTTCCGCGTCGTGAGCGAGTCGAGGCAAACGGATCCTCAGGCTGCCGAAGTGCGCCGACTGCTCGACGAGGGGATGACCGATCGTGGGATGGAATCCCTGGTGATGTTGCTTGGTCATCCTGATATGCGAATTCGCCAAGAGGCGCAATTCGCGCTGGTTGAACGTGGAATCGAAGTCGCCGATCGCCTCGTCGATGTGGCGACTGCTGACAAGGATCGAATTGCGCGCGTTCACGCGATTTGGGGACTTGGACAGCTCTTGTCCCGCGCGGATGCGCCGAAAGTCGACTTGGCGCCCTTGCTCGCCGACGCCGACGCCGAGATCCGAGCGCAAGCGGCGAAAGTAGCCGGCGAGGCTCGGTTGCAAGGCGCTTACGAGACGCTGGTCGCGCTCCTGAAAGACGACCAGTCGCGAGTGCGTTTTTTTGCCGCGCTCAGCCTGGGCAAGTTGGCACGCGCCTCATCGGCTCCTCACTTGGTCGAACTGTTGCGCGACAATAACAATCAGGATCCACTGCTGCGACATGCCGCCGTAATGGCGCTTACGTGGACCCATGATGTGCCGGCGACACTGGCCTGGGCGGACGACGAGTCTGCGGCGGTCCGAATGGGCGTGCTCTTGGCGCTAAGGCGTTGGGAGAGTCCTGACATCGCCCGCTTTCTAGACGATGCCGATGCGACGCTGGTCCTCGAGGCCGCGCGCGCCATCAATGATGTGCCAATCGAGGCCGCCCGTCCCGAGTTGGCCAAGTTGGCGCTACGCGACGAGCTTCCAGAACATGTGCCGCTGCGAATATTGAACGCGCTTTATCGTGGCGGCAGCGCCGAAGACGCTCGCCAACTAGCGCGCTGGGCGGCAAGCGCGAATCGGTCGGAGGCGACGCGCGCCGAAGCGCTGTCGATGTTGCGCGACTGGGAGCTTCCGAACGGCAAGGATCGCGTGATGGGGCTTTGGCGCCCCTTGCCCAATCGGCCTGCCGAGGACGCGCGGGTGGCTTTGGGATCACAATTAGCAGCGCTGAACGACGGATTGTCCGACAATCTTGCAGCGGCGCTGGCCGAGGCGGCGGGCGCTCTGCGGCTCAAAGAGGCTGCGGCGCCACTGTCTGCGATCGTCATCGATGGCAATCGCTCGACCACGGCGCGCGTCGCCGCGCTCGAGGCATTGGGGCAAATCGGTGAAGCAAACTTCGAGGCGACCATCCGACTGGCGTTAGAAGATCGCGAAGGAGCGATTCGAACCGTCGCGCAGCGATGGCTGGCTCGACTGAAACCGGCGGAAGCCATTCCCTGGATCGAGAAAGCTCTGGCCGGTGACTCGCTCGAAGAACAGCAAGGGGCGTACGTAGCGCTTGGAGAAATCGAAGCCCAACAGGCAAACGATATCTTGGTGGCTTCGCTCGATCGACTGCTTGCAGGATCGTTGCCGGCGACTGTTCGGCTCGATCTGTGCATGGCAGCCGAGCGCAAGCAGGGGGATGAGCGGATTCGTGATCGGCTGGAGCGGCTGCGAGGCGCGCACAACGCTGACGATCCGATCGCTGCGTTCCGCAACTGTTTGGAAGGGGGGAGTCGAGAGCGCGGCCGGGATGTGTTTTTCGAAAAAGCGGCGGCCGCGTGCGTGCGGTGTCACAAGATCGGCACGCGCGGAGGCGATGTGGGGCCCGCCTTAGCGAAGATCGCGAAGGACCAGACTCGCGAATATCTGCTGGAGTCGATTGTGGCGCCGAATCAAAAGATCGCGAAAGGGTTTGAGACGGTAGTGCTGGCGCTCGACGACGGGCAAGTGGTGACGGGCGTGCTCAAGTCGGAAGACGATGCGCAGGTGAACATTGTCACTGCGGACGGTCAGCCGTTGGCGATTGCCAAACAGAGTATCGAAGAGCGTGGCCGCGGCGCGTCGGCCATGCCGGAGCACGCGGCCAATTTGCTGACTCCATCCGAAATTCGTGACTTGGTGGAGTATTTGTCGTCGTTGCGCTGA